The following are encoded in a window of Rissa tridactyla isolate bRisTri1 chromosome 3, bRisTri1.patW.cur.20221130, whole genome shotgun sequence genomic DNA:
- the RRAGD gene encoding ras-related GTP-binding protein D isoform X3 — MSQVPRKLPEEEEGEEEEEEEEEMVGLAGYADGAESFSDGDAESGGDEAFLDFNDPFSTEVKPRILLMGLRRSGKSSIQKVVFHKMSPNETLFLESTNKICREDVSNSSFVNFQIWDFPGQIDFFDPTFDYEMIFRGTGALIFVIDSQDDYMEALARLHLTVTRAYKVNPDINFEIFIHKVDGLSDDHKIETQRDIHQRANDDLADAGLEKIHLSFYLTSIYDHSIFEAFSKVVQKLIPQLPTLENLLNIFISNSGIEKAFLFDVVSKIYIATDSTPVDMQTYELCCDMIDVVIDISCIYGLKDDGTGTPYDKESMAIIKLNNTTVLYLKEVTKFLALVCFVREESFERKGLIDYNFHCFRKAIQEVFEVRMKVVRSRKHQSHMQKNKRPTPNGTPRMPL, encoded by the exons ATGAGCCAGGTGCCGAGGAAGctgccggaggaggaggagggggaggaggaggaggaagaggaggaggagatggtgggCTTGGCGGGCTACGCCGACGGGGCCGAGTCCTTCTCGGACGGGGACGCGGAGAGCGGCGGCGATGAGGCGT TTTTGGATTTCAATGATCCCTTCAGTACTGAAGTTAAGCCAAGAATCCTGCTCATGGGATTGAGAAGAAGTGGAAAGTCTTCCATTCAGAAAGTTGTCTTTCACAAAATGTCGCCGAATGAGACTCTCTTTCTGGAGAGCACCAACAAGATATGCAGAGAGGATGTTTCCAACAGCTCCTTTGTGAACTTTCAGATATGGGATTTTCCTGGCCAAATTGACTTTTTTGACCCTACGTTTGACTATGAGATGATTTTCAGAGGCACTGGAGCACTGATATTTGTTATTGATTCTCAG GATGATTATATGGAAGCATTAGCTCGGCTGCATCTTACTGTGACCAGAGCCTATAAAGTGAACCCGGATATCAACTTTGAAATCTTTATCCATAAAGTGGATGGTTTATCTGATGATCACAAGATTGAAACACAAAGAGATATTCACCAGAGGGCAAATGATGACCTTGCAGATGCTGGATTGGAGAAGATTCACCTCAG cttttatcTGACAAGCATATATGATCATTCTATATTTGAAGCGTTTAGCAAAGTGGTACAGAAACTGATTCCACAGCTCCCAACACTGGAAAACCTGCTTAACATCTTTATTTCA aattCCGGGattgaaaaagcatttttatttgatgTAGTCAGTAAGATCTATATTGCAACGGACAGTACTCCAGTGGATATGCAAACTTACGAGCTCTGCTGTGATATGATAGATGTTGTGATTGACATTTCTTGTATATATGG GCTTAAAGATGATGGCACTGGAACTCCTTATGACAAAGAATCAATGGCAATCATAAAACTGAACAATACAACTgtcctttatttaaaagaagtgaCAAAATTCCTTGCTCTTGTTTGTTTTGTCAGAGAAGAAAGCTTTGagagaaaag GATTAATAGACTACAATTTCCATTGTTTTCGAAAAGCCATACAAGAAGTATTTGAAGTAAGAATGAAAGTAGTAAGATCGCGAAAACATCAAAGccacatgcaaaaaaataaaagacccaCTCCCAATGGGACACCAAGAATGCCACTGTAA
- the RRAGD gene encoding ras-related GTP-binding protein D isoform X1, with the protein MFLDFNDPFSTEVKPRILLMGLRRSGKSSIQKVVFHKMSPNETLFLESTNKICREDVSNSSFVNFQIWDFPGQIDFFDPTFDYEMIFRGTGALIFVIDSQDDYMEALARLHLTVTRAYKVNPDINFEIFIHKVDGLSDDHKIETQRDIHQRANDDLADAGLEKIHLSFYLTSIYDHSIFEAFSKVVQKLIPQLPTLENLLNIFISNSGIEKAFLFDVVSKIYIATDSTPVDMQTYELCCDMIDVVIDISCIYGLKDDGTGTPYDKESMAIIKLNNTTVLYLKEVTKFLALVCFVREESFERKGLIDYNFHCFRKAIQEVFEVRMKVVRSRKHQSHMQKNKRPTPNGTPRMPL; encoded by the exons ATGT TTTTGGATTTCAATGATCCCTTCAGTACTGAAGTTAAGCCAAGAATCCTGCTCATGGGATTGAGAAGAAGTGGAAAGTCTTCCATTCAGAAAGTTGTCTTTCACAAAATGTCGCCGAATGAGACTCTCTTTCTGGAGAGCACCAACAAGATATGCAGAGAGGATGTTTCCAACAGCTCCTTTGTGAACTTTCAGATATGGGATTTTCCTGGCCAAATTGACTTTTTTGACCCTACGTTTGACTATGAGATGATTTTCAGAGGCACTGGAGCACTGATATTTGTTATTGATTCTCAG GATGATTATATGGAAGCATTAGCTCGGCTGCATCTTACTGTGACCAGAGCCTATAAAGTGAACCCGGATATCAACTTTGAAATCTTTATCCATAAAGTGGATGGTTTATCTGATGATCACAAGATTGAAACACAAAGAGATATTCACCAGAGGGCAAATGATGACCTTGCAGATGCTGGATTGGAGAAGATTCACCTCAG cttttatcTGACAAGCATATATGATCATTCTATATTTGAAGCGTTTAGCAAAGTGGTACAGAAACTGATTCCACAGCTCCCAACACTGGAAAACCTGCTTAACATCTTTATTTCA aattCCGGGattgaaaaagcatttttatttgatgTAGTCAGTAAGATCTATATTGCAACGGACAGTACTCCAGTGGATATGCAAACTTACGAGCTCTGCTGTGATATGATAGATGTTGTGATTGACATTTCTTGTATATATGG GCTTAAAGATGATGGCACTGGAACTCCTTATGACAAAGAATCAATGGCAATCATAAAACTGAACAATACAACTgtcctttatttaaaagaagtgaCAAAATTCCTTGCTCTTGTTTGTTTTGTCAGAGAAGAAAGCTTTGagagaaaag GATTAATAGACTACAATTTCCATTGTTTTCGAAAAGCCATACAAGAAGTATTTGAAGTAAGAATGAAAGTAGTAAGATCGCGAAAACATCAAAGccacatgcaaaaaaataaaagacccaCTCCCAATGGGACACCAAGAATGCCACTGTAA
- the RRAGD gene encoding ras-related GTP-binding protein D isoform X2, protein MGLRRSGKSSIQKVVFHKMSPNETLFLESTNKICREDVSNSSFVNFQIWDFPGQIDFFDPTFDYEMIFRGTGALIFVIDSQDDYMEALARLHLTVTRAYKVNPDINFEIFIHKVDGLSDDHKIETQRDIHQRANDDLADAGLEKIHLSFYLTSIYDHSIFEAFSKVVQKLIPQLPTLENLLNIFISNSGIEKAFLFDVVSKIYIATDSTPVDMQTYELCCDMIDVVIDISCIYGLKDDGTGTPYDKESMAIIKLNNTTVLYLKEVTKFLALVCFVREESFERKGLIDYNFHCFRKAIQEVFEVRMKVVRSRKHQSHMQKNKRPTPNGTPRMPL, encoded by the exons ATGGGATTGAGAAGAAGTGGAAAGTCTTCCATTCAGAAAGTTGTCTTTCACAAAATGTCGCCGAATGAGACTCTCTTTCTGGAGAGCACCAACAAGATATGCAGAGAGGATGTTTCCAACAGCTCCTTTGTGAACTTTCAGATATGGGATTTTCCTGGCCAAATTGACTTTTTTGACCCTACGTTTGACTATGAGATGATTTTCAGAGGCACTGGAGCACTGATATTTGTTATTGATTCTCAG GATGATTATATGGAAGCATTAGCTCGGCTGCATCTTACTGTGACCAGAGCCTATAAAGTGAACCCGGATATCAACTTTGAAATCTTTATCCATAAAGTGGATGGTTTATCTGATGATCACAAGATTGAAACACAAAGAGATATTCACCAGAGGGCAAATGATGACCTTGCAGATGCTGGATTGGAGAAGATTCACCTCAG cttttatcTGACAAGCATATATGATCATTCTATATTTGAAGCGTTTAGCAAAGTGGTACAGAAACTGATTCCACAGCTCCCAACACTGGAAAACCTGCTTAACATCTTTATTTCA aattCCGGGattgaaaaagcatttttatttgatgTAGTCAGTAAGATCTATATTGCAACGGACAGTACTCCAGTGGATATGCAAACTTACGAGCTCTGCTGTGATATGATAGATGTTGTGATTGACATTTCTTGTATATATGG GCTTAAAGATGATGGCACTGGAACTCCTTATGACAAAGAATCAATGGCAATCATAAAACTGAACAATACAACTgtcctttatttaaaagaagtgaCAAAATTCCTTGCTCTTGTTTGTTTTGTCAGAGAAGAAAGCTTTGagagaaaag GATTAATAGACTACAATTTCCATTGTTTTCGAAAAGCCATACAAGAAGTATTTGAAGTAAGAATGAAAGTAGTAAGATCGCGAAAACATCAAAGccacatgcaaaaaaataaaagacccaCTCCCAATGGGACACCAAGAATGCCACTGTAA